A genomic segment from Pelobates fuscus isolate aPelFus1 chromosome 7, aPelFus1.pri, whole genome shotgun sequence encodes:
- the USP33 gene encoding ubiquitin carboxyl-terminal hydrolase 33, whose translation MSSLVCDCQHLESVGEVTKEELIQKSNGSCQDCRVKGPNLWACLENGCSYVGCGESHADHSTLHSQDCKHCLTVNLTTLRVWCYSCSKEVFLERKLSAPLPPTKQQESNMQDTKMTSSLTLKPPAAVSFDNLDIALEEEDELKTRGLTGLKNIGNTCYMNAALQALSNCPPLTHFFLDCGGLARTDKKPALCKSYQKLMTELWHKNRPGSVIPTNLFQGIKSVNPTFRGYSQQDAQEFLRCLMDVLHEELKEQVIEMEEDSQNNILEDNVEEDKNQSDNDFQSCESGSTSDNAENESRKLSEELTESSMLIQEEQKDSEPSKVRHKDKLFSNNNCLQDLEKNIENLSEEGNPPSHGTVKVQIQSRIADYATEVNMSDLSGSQIPLLNESMNAHLSSSPPKTGGVWTGHKKVVPACPPKKRRQKKYRSVISDIFDGTIMSSVQCLTCDRISVTLETFQDLSLPIPGKEDLAKLHSSSHQTSMIKAGSCGDAYAPQGWIAFFLEYFKSWFWGPTVTLQDCLAAFFARDELKGDNMYSCEKCKKLRNGVKFCKVQKFPEILCIHLKRFRHELMFSTKIGTHVSFPLEGLDLQPFLAKDSPSQIVTYDLLSVICHHGTASSGHYIAYCRNNLNNLWYEFDDQSVTEVTESIVQNAEAYVLFYRKANEDAQKERRRVSSLLNTMEPSLLQFYISRQWLNKFKTFAEPGLITNNDFLCPHGGVPPRKASLIEELVVMLPQNIWDYLYSRYGGGPAVNHLYVCHTCQTELEKAEKRRKMELETFIRLNKAFQEEDSPAVIYCISMQWFREWEGFVKGKDCDPPGAIDNTKIAVTKCGHITLKQGADSGQISEETWNFLQSIYGGGPEITIRQSVAQAEPEGAQSEEKIDVETRNV comes from the exons ATGTCCTCCTTGGTATGTGATTGCCAACATCTAGAATCTGTGGGAGAAGTGACCAAAGAAGAGCTTATTCAGAAATCGAAT GGAAGCTGTCAGGACTGCAGAGTGAAAGGACCAAATCTCTGGGCTTGTTTAGAG AATGGCTGTTCCTATGTTGGCTGCGGAGAGTCTCATGCAGATCACAGTACCCTTCATTCTCAG GACTGCAAGCATTGCCTCACTGTGAATCTTACCACTCTCCGTGTCTGGTGCTACTCTTGTAGCAAGGAAGTGTTTCTGGAACGCAAGCTCAGTGCCCCTTTGCCCCCCACAAAGCAGCAGGAGAGTAACATGCAG GATACAAAAATGACATCAAGCCTTACGTTAAAACCCCCTGCGGCAGTCTCGTTTGATAATCTGGACATTGCGCTGGAAGAGGAGGATGAACTTAAGACCAGAG GATTGACTGGCTTGAAAAACATCGGGAACACTTGTTATATGAACGCAGCTTTGCAAGCACTGTCCAATTG TCCACCCTTGACGCATTTCTTTCTAGACTGTGGAGGCTTGGCACGTACAGATAAGAAACCAGCGCTTTGTAAAAGTTACCAGAAGCTGATGACGGAGCTTTGGCATAAAAACAG GCCGGGTTCGGTTATACCCACCAACCTTTTCCAGGGAATAAAGTCTGTGAATCCTACCTTTCGGGGCTACTCTCAACAG GATGCCCAAGAATTCCTTCGCTGTTTGATGGACGTTTTACATGAAGAATTAAAGGAGCAAGTTATTGAGATGGAGGAGGACAGCCAGAACAATATCTTGGAAGACAATGTTGAGGAGGACAAAAACCAGTCGGATAATGATTTCCAGTCCTGTGAATCCGGTTCCACCAGTGATAACGCTGAGAATGAGAGCAGGAAGCTGTCTGAGGAACTGACAGAATCCAGCATGTTAATCCAGGAGGAGCAGAAAGATTCCGAGCCCTCTAAGGTCCGGCATAAAGATAAACTGTTCTCTAataacaactgcctgcaggactTGGAGAAAAACATTGAAAACCTATCAGAAGAAGGTAACCCTCCCTCCCATGGCACAGTGAAGGTGCAGATACAGAGCAGGATAGCAG ACTATGCTACAGAGGTAAACATGAGTGATCTGTCTGGTTCACAAATACCTTTATTAAATGAAAGCATGAATGCACATCTGTCCAGCAGCCCGCCTAAGACTGGAGGTGTGTGGACTGGTcataaaaaag TTGTCCCGGCATGTCCTCCAAAAAAGAGAAGGCAGAAGAAATATCGCAGTGTGATATCAGACATTTTTGATGGCACGATCATGAGTTCTGTACAGTGCTTGACTTGTGACAGA ATTTCAGTAACACTGGAAACATTTCAGGACCTCTCGTTACCCATACCAGGGAAGGAAGACCTTGCTAAGCTGCACTCCTCCAGCCATCAGACTTCCATGATCAAGGCTGGTTCATGCGGAGACGCGTATGCACCTCAAGGATGGATAGCCTTTTTCCTGGAGTATTTTAAAAG cTGGTTTTGGGGACCCACTGTGACGCTGCAGGACTGCCTTGCTGCCTTTTTTGCCAGGGATGAACTTAAGG GTGATAACATGTACAGCTGTGAAAAGTGCAAAAA GTTACGGAACGGGGTCAAGTTCTGCAAGGTCCAGAAATTTCCTGAG ATATTGTGCATCCATCTGAAGCGCTTTAGACATGAACTCATGTTCTCCACCAAAATTGGCACCCACGTGTCCTTCCCATTGGAGGGTTTGGATCTCCAGCCATTCCTTGCTAAAGACAGCCCTAGTCAAATTGTAACCTATGACCTTTTATCTGTGATCTGTCACCATGGCACTGCCAGCA GTGGACACTACATTGCTTACTGTCGCAACAATCTAAACAACCTTTGGTATGAATTTGATGACCAGAGTGTTACAGAGGTGACAGAATCCATTGTCCAGAACGCAGAAGCGTATGTCCTTTTCTATAG AAAAGCCAACGAAGATGCACAGAAAGAAAGGCGACGAGTCTCGAGCCTTCTAAATACGATGGAGCCCAGTCTTCTCCAGTTTTATATTTCTCGTCAGTGGCTTAACAAGTTTAAGACGTTTGCGGAGCCTGGACTCATAACGAATAATGACTTTCTGTGTCCGCATGGGG GTGTTCCACCTCGTAAAGCAAGTCTTATAGAAGAACTTGTTGTGATGCTTCCTCAGAACATATGGGATTATTTATACAGCAG ATATGGAGGTGGCCCAGCTGTCAATCATCTCTATGTGTGTCACACATGTCAGACGGAACTGGAGAAGGCCGAGAAGAGACGGAAAATGGAACTGGAAACTTTCATTCGG CTAAATAAAGCATTCCAAGAAGAAGACTCACCGGCGGTTATTTACTGCATTAGCATGCAGTGGTTCAGGGAATGGGAAGGTTTTGTCAAAGGAAAAGATTGCG ATCCACCGGGTGCCATTGACAATACTAAAATAGCAGTCACCAAGTGTGGTCACATTACATTGAAGCAAG GGGCAGATTCCGGGCAGATTTCAGAGGAAACCTGGAATTTCCTGCAGTCCATTTATGGCGGAGGCCCAGAGATCACCATCCGTCAAAGTGTAGCTCAGGCTGAACCAGAAGGAGCTCAGTCAGAAGAGAAGATTGATGTGGAGACACGGAATGTCTAA